A stretch of Bordetella genomosp. 13 DNA encodes these proteins:
- the cphA gene encoding cyanophycin synthetase → MKKRDIEFLDVVALRGPNIWTYRPVLEAWVDIGELEDFPSNLIPGFYERLSTWLPTLIEHRCSPGVRGGFLMRLREGTWPGHILEHVTLELQNLAGLPGGFGKARETSTRGVYKVVVRAWQEDVTRAALQEGRDLVMAAIEDRPFDVDSAVSRLRGMVDSLCLGPSTACIVDAADDRDIPYIRLFDGNLVQLGYGARQRRIWTAETDRTSAIAEGVSRDKDLTKSLLQTCGVPVPEGRLVESVEDAWEAAQDIGLPVVVKPYDGNHGRGVFTNLMTRQEVESAYAVAVEEGSGVMVERFVLGNEHRLLVVGGRMVAAAAGEPAWVTGDGKSTIEDLIDIQINTDPRRGRAETCPLNPVRLDSAARLEIARQGMNAHTVPPAGRRVLIQRSGNVAFDVTERVHPDTAAAVVLAARTVGLDIAGVDLVAEDISRPLADQRGAIVEVNAGPGLLMHLKPADGKPQPVGRAIVDHLFGEDDDGRIPVVGVTGTNGKTVVSRLIARLLQLSGRQTGLACSEGLYIDRRMLQSGDRADWAAGRRLLMNRTLEAAVIENDSGVILGQGLAYDRCQVGVVTNIDEGDHLGDFDIGDADRLYGVFRTQVDVVLPGGATVLNARDPRVVEMAGLSDGEVVYFGLDPALPTLASHLALGKRAVTVRDGQIVLARGRDEQAVAQVSAVPLTCGGRVAFQIENVLAAVAAAWALDIPLAVIRVGVETFGVDQNDAPWRFTVFERDGVTVVVDGAHNAPALRALIAAIGQFGGTRLTAVYGAGVDRRDDALLEQGRLLGQAFDSLVLYDDATTPTKRAPGQARALLRQGAEQGGRARDIRDEPDHATAIRHTLAQAQPGDLVLLQSDEANSGPTTETVRRWIQHA, encoded by the coding sequence CGAACTGGAAGACTTTCCCTCGAATCTCATTCCCGGGTTCTACGAACGGCTCTCCACGTGGCTGCCGACGCTGATCGAGCACCGCTGCAGCCCGGGCGTGCGCGGCGGTTTCCTGATGCGGCTGCGCGAAGGCACCTGGCCCGGCCATATCCTCGAGCACGTCACGCTCGAACTGCAGAACCTGGCCGGCCTGCCCGGCGGATTCGGCAAGGCGCGCGAAACTTCCACCCGCGGCGTCTACAAGGTGGTGGTGCGCGCCTGGCAGGAAGACGTCACGCGAGCCGCCCTGCAGGAAGGCCGCGACCTGGTCATGGCCGCCATCGAAGACCGTCCTTTCGACGTGGACAGCGCCGTGTCGCGGCTGCGCGGCATGGTCGACTCGCTGTGCCTCGGGCCCAGCACGGCCTGCATCGTCGATGCCGCCGACGATCGCGACATCCCCTACATCCGCCTGTTCGACGGCAACCTGGTCCAGCTAGGCTATGGCGCTCGCCAGCGCCGCATCTGGACCGCCGAGACCGACCGCACCAGCGCCATCGCCGAAGGCGTCTCGCGCGACAAGGACCTGACCAAGTCGCTGCTGCAGACCTGCGGCGTGCCGGTGCCCGAGGGCCGCCTGGTGGAAAGCGTCGAAGACGCCTGGGAAGCCGCGCAGGACATCGGCCTGCCGGTGGTGGTCAAGCCGTATGACGGCAACCACGGGCGCGGCGTGTTCACCAACCTGATGACCCGGCAAGAGGTCGAGTCGGCCTATGCCGTGGCCGTCGAGGAAGGCAGCGGGGTGATGGTCGAGCGCTTCGTCCTGGGCAACGAGCATCGCCTGCTGGTGGTGGGCGGCCGCATGGTGGCCGCGGCCGCCGGCGAGCCCGCCTGGGTCACCGGCGACGGCAAGTCCACCATCGAAGACCTGATCGACATCCAGATCAACACCGACCCGCGGCGCGGCCGCGCCGAGACCTGCCCGCTGAACCCCGTGCGCCTGGACTCGGCGGCGCGCCTGGAGATCGCGCGCCAGGGCATGAACGCCCACACCGTGCCCCCGGCCGGCCGCCGCGTGCTCATCCAGCGCAGCGGCAACGTGGCCTTCGACGTCACCGAGCGCGTGCATCCCGACACCGCGGCCGCCGTGGTGCTGGCGGCCCGCACCGTGGGCCTGGACATCGCGGGCGTGGATCTGGTGGCCGAAGACATCTCGCGCCCGCTGGCCGACCAGCGCGGCGCCATCGTCGAGGTCAATGCGGGCCCGGGCCTGCTCATGCACCTGAAGCCCGCGGACGGCAAGCCGCAGCCGGTGGGCCGCGCCATCGTCGACCATCTGTTCGGCGAAGACGACGACGGCCGCATCCCCGTGGTGGGCGTCACCGGCACCAACGGCAAGACCGTGGTGTCGCGCCTCATCGCCCGCCTGCTGCAGCTGTCCGGCCGGCAGACCGGCCTGGCATGCAGCGAAGGGCTCTACATCGACCGCCGCATGCTGCAGTCCGGCGACCGCGCCGACTGGGCCGCGGGCCGCCGCCTGCTGATGAACCGTACGCTGGAAGCCGCCGTCATCGAGAACGACAGCGGCGTCATCCTGGGCCAGGGCCTGGCCTATGACCGCTGCCAGGTCGGCGTGGTGACCAACATCGACGAGGGCGACCACCTGGGCGACTTCGACATCGGCGATGCCGACCGGCTGTACGGCGTGTTCCGCACGCAGGTCGACGTCGTGCTGCCCGGCGGCGCCACCGTGCTGAACGCGCGCGATCCGCGCGTGGTCGAGATGGCCGGTCTGTCCGATGGCGAAGTCGTGTACTTCGGGCTCGATCCCGCCCTGCCCACGCTGGCTTCGCACCTGGCGCTGGGCAAGCGCGCCGTCACCGTGCGCGACGGCCAGATCGTGCTGGCGCGCGGCCGCGACGAACAGGCCGTGGCGCAGGTCTCGGCGGTGCCCTTGACCTGCGGCGGCCGCGTCGCCTTCCAGATCGAGAACGTGCTGGCCGCGGTGGCGGCGGCCTGGGCGCTGGACATTCCGCTGGCCGTGATACGCGTCGGCGTCGAGACCTTCGGCGTGGACCAGAACGACGCGCCGTGGCGCTTCACCGTGTTCGAGCGCGACGGCGTCACGGTGGTGGTGGACGGCGCGCACAATGCGCCCGCGCTGCGCGCGCTGATCGCGGCCATCGGCCAATTCGGCGGCACGCGGCTTACCGCCGTGTACGGCGCCGGCGTCGACCGGCGCGACGACGCCCTGCTCGAACAGGGCAGGCTGCTGGGCCAGGCCTTCGACAGCCTGGTGCTCTACGACGATGCCACCACGCCCACCAAGCGAGCGCCCGGCCAGGCCCGCGCGCTGCTGCGCCAGGGCGCCGAACAGGGCGGCCGCGCGCGCGACATTCGCGACGAGCCGGACCATGCCACCGCCATCCGCCACACGCTGGCGCAGGCGCAGCCCGGCGATCTGGTGCTGCTGCAATCCGACGAAGCCAACTCCGGGCCCACCACCGAGACGGTGCGGCGCTGGATCCAGCACGCCTGA
- a CDS encoding CsbD family protein, which produces MNNDIVAGKWKQLKGKAKAAWGDLTDDELTRTEGNAERLAGLIQERYGKTREDAQREVREFFDRNP; this is translated from the coding sequence ATGAACAACGACATCGTTGCTGGCAAGTGGAAGCAGCTCAAGGGCAAGGCCAAGGCTGCCTGGGGTGATCTGACCGACGACGAGTTGACCCGCACCGAGGGCAACGCGGAACGCCTGGCCGGCCTGATCCAGGAGCGCTACGGCAAGACGCGCGAAGACGCGCAGCGCGAAGTGCGCGAGTTCTTCGACCGCAATCCCTGA
- the cphA gene encoding cyanophycin synthetase, translated as MEVSRIRALRGPNLWSRNTAIEAIVACSDPECSIDDMPEFEARLRARFPQIGLLRPEGHQGAVSMAHVLQAIAVSLQAHAGCPVTFGRTSATVEPGVFQIAVEYSEEAVGKLALELACALLEAARDDQPFDLQAALARLRELDEDIRLGPSTGAIVAAAVARNIPYHRLTQGSLVQFGWGSRQRRIQAAETDNTSAIAESIAQDKDLTKMLLDAAGVPVPSGRLVESAEEAWEAAQELGGPVVVKPRDGSQGRGVAVNIDTRERVMQAYEAASDISSDVIVERYIPGHDFRLLVVGNHLVAAARRDPPQVTGDGVHSIRQLVEQVNADPLRGDGHATSLTRIRFDDIALATLAKQGYDADTVPPAGTLVVLRNNANLSTGGSATDVTDEVHPDLAARAVTAARMIGLDICGVDVVAETVHLPLEDQHGGVVEVNAAPGLRMHLNPSFGKGRPVGEAIVGQMFADGDDGRIPVVAVAGTNGKTTTVRLTAHLLACAGNRVGMTNSDGVYVQSQRIDTGDCSGPRSARRILLHPGVDAAVFETARGGILREGLAFDRCDVAIVTNIGMGDHLGLGYIATVEDLAVVKRVIVQYVRPGGMAVLNAADPIVADMASACPGSVTFFANDPDHPIIATHRAQGQRVVYRQDDAIVAHQGDTRVLLPLSAIPLTRGGAIAFQIENAMAAVAAAWALGLPWDTIRAGLAGFVNDAATAPGRFNMFDYGGATLIADYGHNPDAILALVKAVDALPARRRSVVISGAGDRRDEDLRRQTEILGDAFDEVVLYEDQCQRGRADGEVLALLRQGLARAQRASAIEEIRGEFLAIDRALARLAPGDLCLILVDQVEEALAHIAQRVSERNAAVAVAPAR; from the coding sequence ATGGAAGTCTCCCGCATCCGCGCCCTGCGCGGCCCCAACCTCTGGAGCCGCAACACGGCCATCGAAGCCATCGTGGCGTGCAGCGATCCCGAATGCTCCATCGATGACATGCCCGAGTTCGAAGCGCGGCTGCGCGCCCGCTTCCCGCAGATCGGGCTGCTGCGGCCGGAGGGCCATCAGGGCGCGGTGTCGATGGCGCACGTGCTGCAGGCCATCGCCGTCAGCCTGCAGGCCCATGCGGGCTGCCCCGTCACCTTCGGCCGCACCTCGGCCACGGTCGAGCCTGGCGTGTTCCAGATCGCGGTCGAATACAGCGAGGAAGCGGTAGGCAAGCTGGCCCTCGAACTGGCCTGCGCGTTGCTGGAGGCCGCGCGCGACGACCAGCCGTTCGACCTGCAGGCCGCGCTGGCGCGGCTGCGCGAACTGGACGAGGACATCCGACTGGGCCCCAGCACCGGCGCCATCGTGGCCGCCGCCGTGGCGCGCAACATTCCCTATCACCGCCTGACGCAGGGCAGCCTGGTGCAGTTCGGCTGGGGCAGCCGCCAGCGCCGCATCCAGGCCGCCGAAACGGACAACACCAGCGCCATCGCCGAATCCATCGCGCAGGACAAGGACCTGACCAAGATGCTGCTGGACGCGGCCGGCGTGCCCGTGCCCAGCGGCCGGCTGGTCGAGTCGGCCGAAGAGGCCTGGGAAGCCGCGCAGGAGCTGGGCGGCCCGGTCGTGGTCAAGCCGCGCGACGGCAGCCAGGGGCGCGGCGTGGCGGTCAACATCGACACGCGCGAACGCGTGATGCAGGCCTACGAGGCCGCCAGCGACATCAGCTCCGACGTCATCGTCGAACGCTACATACCCGGCCACGACTTCCGCCTGCTGGTGGTGGGCAATCATCTGGTGGCGGCGGCGCGGCGCGATCCGCCGCAGGTCACGGGCGACGGCGTGCATTCCATCCGCCAGCTGGTCGAACAGGTCAACGCCGATCCGCTGCGCGGCGATGGCCATGCCACCTCGCTGACGCGCATCCGCTTCGACGACATCGCGCTGGCCACGCTGGCCAAGCAAGGCTATGACGCAGACACCGTGCCGCCGGCCGGCACGCTGGTCGTGCTGCGCAACAACGCCAACCTCAGCACGGGCGGGTCGGCCACCGACGTCACCGACGAAGTGCATCCCGACCTGGCCGCGCGCGCGGTGACTGCCGCGCGCATGATAGGCCTGGACATCTGCGGCGTGGACGTGGTGGCCGAGACCGTGCACCTGCCGCTGGAAGACCAGCATGGCGGCGTGGTGGAAGTGAACGCCGCGCCGGGCCTGCGCATGCACCTGAACCCCTCGTTCGGCAAGGGACGCCCCGTGGGCGAAGCCATCGTCGGGCAGATGTTCGCCGACGGCGACGACGGCCGCATTCCCGTGGTGGCGGTGGCCGGCACCAACGGCAAGACCACCACCGTGCGCCTGACCGCGCACCTGCTGGCCTGCGCCGGCAATCGCGTCGGCATGACGAACTCGGACGGCGTGTACGTGCAGTCGCAGCGCATCGACACCGGCGACTGCAGCGGTCCGCGCAGCGCGCGCCGCATCCTGCTGCATCCCGGCGTGGACGCGGCCGTGTTCGAGACGGCGCGCGGCGGCATCCTGCGCGAGGGCCTGGCCTTCGACCGCTGCGACGTGGCCATCGTCACCAACATCGGCATGGGCGACCACCTGGGCCTGGGCTACATCGCCACGGTGGAAGACCTGGCCGTGGTCAAGCGCGTGATCGTGCAGTACGTGCGCCCGGGCGGCATGGCGGTGCTGAACGCCGCCGACCCCATCGTGGCCGACATGGCCAGCGCCTGCCCGGGTTCGGTCACGTTCTTCGCCAACGACCCCGACCATCCCATCATTGCCACCCACCGCGCGCAGGGCCAGCGCGTGGTCTATCGCCAGGACGACGCCATCGTCGCCCACCAGGGCGACACGCGCGTGCTGCTGCCGCTGTCGGCCATACCGCTCACGCGCGGGGGCGCCATCGCCTTCCAGATCGAGAACGCGATGGCGGCCGTGGCCGCCGCCTGGGCGCTGGGATTGCCCTGGGACACCATACGCGCCGGCCTGGCGGGCTTCGTCAACGACGCGGCGACCGCCCCGGGACGCTTCAACATGTTCGACTACGGCGGCGCCACGCTGATCGCGGACTACGGCCACAATCCCGATGCGATCCTGGCGCTGGTGAAGGCCGTCGACGCCCTGCCCGCGCGCCGCCGCAGCGTCGTGATCAGCGGCGCGGGCGACAGGCGCGACGAAGACCTGCGCCGCCAGACCGAGATCCTGGGCGACGCCTTCGACGAGGTGGTGCTGTACGAAGACCAGTGCCAGCGCGGCCGCGCCGATGGCGAAGTGCTAGCGCTGCTGCGCCAGGGCCTGGCCCGCGCGCAGCGAGCCAGCGCCATCGAAGAGATCCGCGGCGAGTTCCTGGCCATCGATCGGGCGCTGGCCCGTCTCGCGCCCGGCGACCTTTGCCTGATTCTGGTGGACCAGGTGGAAGAGGCGCTGGCGCACATCGCGCAGCGCGTCAGCGAGCGCAATGCCGCGGTGGCCGTGGCGCCGGCGCGATAA
- a CDS encoding DUF1328 domain-containing protein — protein MLYYAVVFFVIAIIAAVLGFGGIAAGAAGIAKILFFVFLVLALLSILGGAFRR, from the coding sequence ATGCTCTACTACGCTGTAGTTTTCTTCGTCATCGCCATCATCGCGGCGGTCCTGGGCTTCGGCGGCATTGCCGCGGGCGCGGCCGGTATCGCCAAGATCCTGTTCTTCGTATTCCTGGTGCTTGCCCTGCTCTCGATCCTGGGCGGCGCCTTCCGACGATAA